The Halobacterium litoreum genome includes a region encoding these proteins:
- a CDS encoding PAS domain-containing protein — MSDCGEGRDAPLKARVLDRISDGVVGLDADLRYTFVNDTAADFLGVSREELLGTHLWEVFPDATGTTAQEKIREALDTRRQTSYERYNDQTDQWYNTRVYPDEDGVTLYFTTISEREEFEYEFDANRQLTELIRNTTEAIYVKDRDGHYRLMNEAAANLFGLDSEAVLGKHDEELFDAESTAGIRAVDEAVVEHGEPRTRESALYIDGERHVFLTNKYPYRDDDGNVVGVMGISRDITDRNHREQRLEELTEQYDALCENAQDGIFVVNVDTAGDETTFRFERLSPSTESMTGLHNDDVRGKTLREALGADIASTLRENYRRCVDAREPITFEETFSLPEGSMTLQTKLAPVVVDGDVTRIVGITRDTTTRVEREASLERRNERLDEFAAVISHDLRNPLSIAQGHSALLADDSDAGDVEQILAALERMDAIVQDTLTLARQGRTVADTEPVELRSLVHRYWRMVDTRAATVDVVDDVTVDGDPSRLGQALENLFRNAVEHAGDTATVRVGRATDAGFYVEDDGPGIPDDQRNQVFDAGHTSVADGTGFGLAIVERIADAHGWQVDVRDSESGGARFEFSDVDVVS, encoded by the coding sequence ATGAGCGACTGCGGGGAGGGTCGGGACGCGCCGCTGAAGGCCCGCGTCCTCGACCGGATATCCGACGGCGTCGTCGGACTCGACGCCGACCTCCGGTACACGTTCGTCAACGACACCGCCGCGGACTTCCTCGGCGTGTCCCGCGAGGAACTGCTCGGCACGCACCTCTGGGAGGTGTTCCCGGACGCCACCGGCACGACCGCCCAAGAGAAGATTCGCGAAGCCCTCGACACCCGACGACAGACCTCCTACGAGCGGTACAACGACCAGACCGACCAGTGGTACAACACGCGCGTCTACCCCGACGAAGACGGCGTCACGCTCTACTTCACGACGATATCGGAGCGCGAGGAGTTCGAGTACGAGTTCGACGCGAACCGCCAACTGACGGAACTGATTCGGAACACCACCGAGGCCATCTACGTCAAGGACCGCGACGGCCACTACCGACTGATGAACGAGGCCGCAGCCAACCTCTTCGGCCTCGACTCCGAGGCGGTCCTCGGGAAACACGACGAAGAACTCTTCGACGCGGAGTCGACGGCGGGCATCCGCGCCGTCGACGAAGCGGTCGTCGAACACGGCGAACCCCGGACGCGCGAATCCGCCCTCTACATCGACGGCGAGCGCCACGTCTTCCTGACGAACAAGTACCCCTACCGGGACGACGACGGCAACGTCGTCGGCGTCATGGGCATCAGCCGCGACATCACCGACCGGAACCACCGCGAACAGCGCCTCGAGGAACTCACCGAACAGTACGACGCGCTCTGCGAGAACGCCCAGGACGGCATCTTCGTCGTCAACGTCGACACCGCGGGCGACGAGACGACCTTCCGATTCGAGCGCCTGAGCCCCTCCACCGAGTCGATGACCGGCCTGCACAACGACGACGTCCGCGGGAAGACGCTCCGCGAGGCGCTCGGCGCCGACATCGCGTCGACACTCCGCGAGAACTACCGGCGCTGTGTCGACGCTCGCGAACCGATCACGTTCGAGGAGACGTTCTCCCTCCCCGAGGGGTCGATGACCCTCCAGACGAAACTCGCGCCCGTCGTCGTCGACGGCGACGTCACCCGAATCGTCGGTATCACGCGCGACACGACCACTCGCGTCGAACGCGAAGCGTCCCTCGAACGCCGGAACGAGCGCTTAGACGAGTTCGCGGCGGTCATCTCTCACGACCTCCGGAACCCCCTCAGCATCGCGCAGGGCCACTCCGCGCTGCTCGCCGACGACAGCGACGCCGGCGACGTCGAGCAGATTCTCGCCGCGCTCGAACGCATGGACGCCATCGTGCAGGACACCCTCACACTCGCCCGCCAGGGACGGACCGTCGCCGACACCGAACCCGTCGAACTCCGGTCGCTCGTCCACCGATACTGGCGCATGGTCGACACGCGCGCCGCGACCGTCGACGTCGTCGACGACGTCACCGTCGACGGCGACCCCAGTCGACTCGGCCAGGCGCTGGAGAACCTCTTCCGGAACGCCGTCGAACACGCCGGCGACACCGCGACCGTTCGCGTCGGCCGCGCCACCGACGCCGGCTTCTACGTCGAAGACGACGGCCCCGGCATCCCCGACGACCAGCGAAACCAGGTGTTCGACGCCGGCCACACGTCCGTCGCCGACGGCACCGGCTTCGGCCTCGCCATCGTCGAACGCATCGCCGACGCCCACGGCTGGCAAGTCGACGTGCGCGACAGCGAGTCCGGCGGTGCACGCTTCGAGTTCTCAGACGTCGACGTCGTCTCGTAA
- the trpD gene encoding anthranilate phosphoribosyltransferase, with translation MQEYIERATAGEDLTLDEARDAVTRLLEDATDAEIGALLAALRAKGETETEIAGFAQGMRDAAHTIDPDRAPLVDTCGTGGDDYDTINVSTTSTMVASGAGVPVAKHGNYSVSSSSGSSDVLDEVGVDLDADPEAVEERIEADGIGYMHAPAFHPAMKAVIGARRDLGVRTIFNVLGPLTNPAGADAQVVGVYDPDLVPVLASALSHMDVDRAVVVHGDGLDEFALHGESVVAEVDGDSVEEYTVTPDDFGLDEAPIEAVAGGTPAENAQDLRGIVTGDVTGAKRDIILANAGAAVYVGGEADSLREGAERAREAIDSGAAAETLRALREPPVAAR, from the coding sequence ATGCAGGAATACATCGAACGCGCCACGGCGGGCGAGGACCTCACACTCGACGAGGCCCGCGACGCCGTCACGCGACTGCTCGAGGACGCGACCGACGCCGAAATCGGTGCGCTGCTCGCGGCGCTCCGCGCGAAAGGCGAGACCGAGACCGAAATCGCGGGGTTCGCGCAGGGAATGCGGGACGCCGCACACACCATCGACCCGGACCGCGCGCCCCTCGTCGACACCTGCGGCACGGGCGGCGACGACTACGACACCATCAACGTCTCCACGACGTCCACGATGGTCGCCAGCGGCGCCGGCGTCCCGGTCGCCAAGCACGGCAACTACTCCGTCTCCTCGTCGTCGGGCAGTTCCGACGTTCTCGACGAGGTGGGCGTCGACCTCGACGCCGACCCGGAGGCGGTCGAAGAGCGCATCGAGGCCGACGGCATCGGTTACATGCACGCGCCCGCGTTCCACCCCGCGATGAAGGCCGTCATCGGCGCGCGCCGCGACCTCGGCGTGCGCACCATCTTCAACGTCCTCGGTCCGCTCACGAACCCGGCCGGCGCCGACGCGCAGGTCGTCGGCGTCTACGACCCCGACCTCGTGCCCGTGCTCGCGTCCGCGCTCTCCCACATGGACGTGGACCGCGCGGTGGTCGTCCACGGCGACGGTCTCGACGAGTTCGCGCTCCACGGCGAGTCCGTCGTCGCCGAAGTGGACGGCGACTCGGTCGAGGAGTACACCGTCACGCCCGACGACTTCGGTCTCGACGAGGCGCCCATCGAAGCGGTCGCCGGCGGCACGCCCGCGGAGAACGCACAGGACCTCCGGGGCATCGTCACCGGCGACGTGACCGGCGCGAAGCGAGACATCATCCTCGCGAACGCGGGCGCCGCCGTCTACGTCGGCGGCGAGGCCGACTCCCTGCGCGAGGGCGCCGAGCGCGCCCGCGAAGCCATCGACTCCGGCGCGGCCGCCGAGACGCTGCGCGCGCTCCGCGAGCCCCCCGTGGCGGCGCGATGA
- a CDS encoding phosphoribosylanthranilate isomerase, with the protein MTRAKVCGLTTERDRDAAVDAGADAVGVISDVPVDTHREVSATRAEELLAGAPPFVTTVLVTMPETPEGAVRIAERVAPDVLQIHGDLPVGDVAYVASNTDCRVLKTVDAGDPDGARYDDVVDALLVDSVDAEGAGGTGETHDWDATREFADSVDSPVVLAGGLTPANVAEAAATVDPFAVDVASGVEADDGTKDHDAVREFVASARRDPAVVES; encoded by the coding sequence ATGACGCGCGCGAAAGTCTGTGGATTGACGACCGAGCGCGACCGCGACGCGGCTGTCGACGCGGGCGCCGACGCGGTCGGGGTCATTTCGGACGTGCCCGTGGACACGCACCGAGAGGTGAGCGCGACACGCGCCGAGGAACTGCTCGCGGGCGCGCCGCCGTTCGTCACCACCGTGCTCGTGACGATGCCCGAAACGCCGGAGGGCGCCGTCCGCATCGCCGAACGCGTGGCGCCCGACGTCCTCCAGATTCACGGCGACCTCCCCGTCGGCGACGTGGCGTACGTCGCGTCGAACACCGACTGTCGCGTCCTCAAGACCGTGGACGCGGGCGACCCGGACGGCGCGCGCTACGACGACGTGGTGGACGCGCTCCTCGTAGACTCCGTGGACGCCGAGGGCGCAGGCGGCACGGGCGAGACTCACGACTGGGACGCCACCCGCGAGTTCGCCGACTCAGTCGACTCGCCGGTCGTGCTCGCTGGCGGCCTCACTCCGGCGAACGTCGCCGAGGCCGCCGCGACCGTCGACCCGTTCGCCGTCGACGTGGCCTCCGGCGTCGAGGCCGACGACGGCACGAAAGACCACGACGCAGTCCGCGAGTTCGTCGCGAGCGCGCGCCGCGACCCGGCGGTGGTCGAGTCGTGA
- the trpE gene encoding anthranilate synthase component I gives MDATRDEFVDLASDGPAVVRVAATVDTDVTPLTAYDALTGGDESDAADGRDDQYGFLLESAEKTSASDPDGAFQPSGASESRHARYSFVGYDPAAVVSVSPENTDINVLRDERAVDFLGEGDGDVLDRLRGALPDLPRRGFPDEDRQLLDGGLVGFLAYDAVYDLWLDEVGVERPETPLPDAEFALSTRTLVFDRATGSVSLVFTPVVGDEDDAAAVYDDLRAEAERVREVLANADDPDFGGFRVTDERAGDRESYEESVATAKEAVLDGEVYQAVVSRTRELDGDVDPRGLYAALRDVNPSPYMFLLAHGDRTVVGASPETLVAVHDDTVLNNPIAGTCPRGSSPVEDRRLAGEMLADEKERAEHTMLVDLARNDVRRVSEPGSVAVPEFMRVLKYSHVQHIESTVTGTLAGDADCFDATRASFPAGTLSGAPKVRAMEHIDALESSPRGIYGGGVGYFSWTGDAEFAIAIRSATITSDGDEDTLRVRAGAGVVADSDPSAEFEETEAKMDGVLAAVERIREEPTEGTEEADVAVEVSR, from the coding sequence ATGGACGCTACCCGCGACGAGTTCGTCGACCTCGCGAGCGACGGCCCCGCGGTCGTTCGCGTCGCGGCGACCGTCGACACCGACGTGACGCCGCTGACCGCCTACGACGCGCTCACCGGCGGCGACGAGAGCGACGCGGCCGACGGACGGGACGACCAGTACGGCTTCCTGCTGGAGAGCGCGGAGAAAACGTCCGCGAGCGACCCTGACGGCGCGTTCCAGCCTTCCGGGGCCTCCGAGAGCCGGCACGCCCGGTACTCGTTCGTCGGCTACGACCCCGCCGCGGTCGTCTCCGTGAGTCCCGAGAACACTGACATCAACGTCCTGCGCGACGAGCGCGCCGTCGACTTCCTCGGCGAGGGCGACGGCGACGTGCTCGACCGGCTCCGGGGCGCACTCCCGGACCTGCCCCGCCGCGGCTTCCCCGACGAGGACCGGCAACTGCTCGACGGCGGCCTCGTCGGCTTCCTCGCGTACGACGCGGTCTACGACCTCTGGCTCGACGAGGTGGGCGTGGAGCGCCCGGAGACGCCGCTCCCCGACGCCGAGTTCGCGCTGTCGACGCGCACGCTCGTCTTCGACCGCGCGACCGGCTCCGTCTCGCTCGTGTTCACGCCCGTGGTCGGCGATGAGGACGACGCGGCCGCGGTGTACGACGACCTGCGCGCCGAGGCCGAGCGCGTCCGGGAGGTGCTTGCGAACGCCGACGACCCCGACTTCGGCGGCTTCCGCGTCACCGACGAGCGCGCCGGCGACCGCGAGTCCTACGAGGAGAGCGTCGCGACCGCGAAGGAGGCCGTTCTCGACGGCGAAGTGTACCAGGCGGTCGTCTCGCGCACGCGAGAACTCGACGGCGACGTCGACCCCCGCGGCCTGTACGCGGCGCTCCGGGACGTGAACCCCTCGCCGTACATGTTCCTGCTCGCGCACGGCGACCGCACCGTGGTCGGCGCGAGCCCCGAGACATTGGTCGCGGTCCACGACGACACCGTGTTGAACAACCCCATCGCGGGCACCTGTCCGCGGGGGTCGAGCCCCGTCGAGGACCGCCGGCTGGCCGGCGAGATGCTCGCCGACGAGAAGGAGCGCGCCGAGCACACGATGCTCGTCGACCTCGCGCGCAACGACGTGCGCCGCGTCAGCGAACCGGGGAGCGTCGCCGTCCCCGAGTTCATGCGCGTGCTGAAGTACAGCCACGTCCAGCACATCGAGTCCACCGTGACCGGCACGCTCGCCGGGGACGCCGACTGCTTCGACGCGACGCGGGCGTCGTTCCCGGCGGGCACACTCTCGGGCGCGCCGAAGGTCCGCGCGATGGAGCACATCGACGCGCTCGAATCGAGTCCGCGGGGAATCTACGGCGGCGGCGTCGGCTACTTCTCGTGGACGGGCGACGCGGAGTTCGCCATCGCCATCCGGTCGGCGACCATCACGTCGGACGGCGACGAGGACACCCTCCGCGTGCGCGCCGGAGCGGGCGTCGTCGCGGACAGCGACCCGAGCGCGGAGTTCGAGGAGACCGAAGCGAAGATGGACGGCGTGCTCGCCGCCGTCGAGCGCATCCGGGAGGAACCGACCGAGGGAACCGAGGAAGCCGACGTCGCGGTGGAGGTGTCGCGATGA
- the trpG gene encoding anthranilate synthase component II, with amino-acid sequence MKVLFVDNFDSFTYNLVEYVSEQEVGGERPDTEVVKNTASLADVRASDPDAVVISPGPGHPENDRDVGVTSDVLREVSPGVPTLGVCLGMEAAVHEYGGAVGRAPEPMHGKTSPVSHDDRGVFAGLEQGFPAARYHSLACTEIPDCFEVSATTEGDLPMGVRHREHPIECVQFHPESVLTGAGHDVVENFLAGV; translated from the coding sequence ATGAAGGTGTTGTTCGTGGACAACTTCGACTCGTTCACGTACAACCTCGTTGAGTACGTCTCCGAGCAGGAAGTCGGGGGCGAGCGTCCCGACACGGAAGTCGTGAAGAACACCGCGTCGCTCGCCGACGTGCGCGCTTCCGACCCGGACGCAGTCGTGATTTCGCCGGGGCCCGGCCACCCAGAGAACGACCGGGACGTGGGCGTGACCAGCGACGTGCTCCGGGAAGTCAGCCCCGGCGTGCCGACGCTCGGCGTTTGTCTCGGCATGGAGGCCGCCGTCCACGAGTACGGCGGCGCCGTCGGGCGCGCGCCCGAGCCGATGCACGGCAAGACGAGTCCCGTCAGCCACGACGACCGCGGCGTGTTCGCCGGCCTCGAACAGGGGTTCCCGGCGGCGCGCTACCACTCGCTGGCCTGCACCGAGATTCCGGACTGTTTCGAGGTTTCGGCGACCACCGAGGGCGACCTGCCGATGGGCGTCCGGCACCGCGAACACCCCATCGAGTGCGTGCAGTTCCACCCCGAGTCCGTCCTCACCGGCGCGGGACACGACGTGGTCGAGAACTTCCTCGCCGGCGTCTAA
- a CDS encoding adenosylcobalamin-dependent ribonucleoside-diphosphate reductase, whose product MSSPDVSADDLTLPVKRVDGDTLEDRLTANAYQNILPARYLRKDADGELVEQQEDLFVRVAKNIALAEVVYEADDAVEVSPSQLKPDHPRRDELASEVFGADVDPDSDDETVELTEDNVNKFAYDTVVPELDDPEVREHVEGVRADFQDLMEGLSFMPNSPTLMNAGDELQQLSACFVDSPGDDLTDIHQTAKEAAEVFQSGGGMGYAFWKLRPFGDAVGSTGGIASGPVTFMETYDQMCETIAQGGARRGAQMAVMRVSHPDVIEFIHAKNKDVSLAHTLKLNDPDDYTYTEFSEALEEARDLIDDDGRVPEHLRNAVEGHLSNFNISVGVTDGFMEALEAGEEYTFTNPRTEEPHIATEETKEMYSRYGLGHHVTPGEELSIPAEALWERVVEGAHENGEPGVIYLERVNKQHSFDVEENPDHRILATNPCGEQPLEEYEACNLGHINLSTLAADDAPDWRVWSEEHEFDTLEEGVSRFLDEALATEEFDHRIEAGTRFLENVVTMSDFPVEKIEEKVAEMRKIGLGVMGLAQLYIQLGVKYGDDVANEIARQVMRTINHGSKAASHELALERGSFDEWDNSKYANPTDYADWFEHHTGEDADDWADGYPIRNHNTTTIAPTGTTSMVGNTTGGCEPIYNVAYYKNVSDDVQGDEMLVEFDDYFLRTLEDNDIDVDAVKQEAQEQMSNNEFDGVEGLETVPDAIGELFVVTADLSGKEHAAVQCACQEGVDSAISKTCNFPNDASVEDMDEVYRYIYENGGKGVTVYRDGTRSKQVLTTRADNTDFSEMDEDEAAEAMVDTIEETFGGIEGFLDNDEVRAAFGDDLRELLAGDEDAFDEDDFAEKQSRPDLLHGVTQRIDTGYGKLYVTINEDPERERPFELFANTGNSGGFTGSFTEALAKTISVALRSGVDPDEIADKLQGIRSPKVAWDKGEQVNSIPDAFGTALRRYLDGDVDRAAYPQQQHLTEIGDEEEASAHETDGGASTGESASLGGPQGPSGSGDDATKDATQSLIEAGESPECPDCGSMTLYFSEGCKTCESCGWSEC is encoded by the coding sequence ATGAGTTCCCCCGACGTCTCCGCGGACGACTTGACGCTCCCGGTGAAGCGCGTCGACGGCGACACGCTCGAAGACCGCCTCACCGCAAACGCCTACCAGAACATCCTGCCGGCACGCTACCTGCGCAAGGACGCCGACGGCGAACTCGTCGAACAGCAGGAGGACCTCTTCGTGCGCGTCGCGAAGAACATCGCGCTCGCCGAGGTCGTCTACGAGGCCGACGACGCCGTCGAGGTTTCCCCGAGCCAACTCAAGCCCGACCACCCGCGCCGCGACGAACTCGCGAGCGAGGTGTTCGGTGCCGACGTCGACCCCGACAGCGACGACGAGACGGTCGAACTCACCGAGGACAACGTCAACAAGTTCGCCTACGACACGGTCGTCCCGGAACTCGACGACCCCGAGGTCCGCGAGCACGTCGAGGGCGTGCGCGCCGACTTCCAGGACCTCATGGAGGGCCTGTCGTTCATGCCGAACTCGCCGACGCTGATGAACGCGGGCGACGAGCTCCAGCAGCTCTCGGCGTGTTTCGTCGACTCGCCGGGCGACGACCTCACGGACATCCACCAGACGGCCAAGGAGGCCGCCGAGGTGTTCCAGTCCGGCGGCGGCATGGGGTACGCGTTCTGGAAGCTCCGGCCGTTCGGCGACGCCGTCGGGTCCACGGGCGGCATCGCCTCCGGCCCGGTGACGTTCATGGAGACCTACGACCAGATGTGCGAGACCATCGCGCAGGGCGGCGCGCGACGCGGCGCACAGATGGCCGTGATGCGCGTCAGCCACCCGGACGTCATCGAGTTCATCCACGCGAAGAACAAGGACGTGAGCCTCGCTCACACGCTCAAACTCAACGACCCGGACGACTACACGTACACCGAGTTCTCCGAGGCCCTGGAGGAGGCCCGCGACCTCATCGACGACGACGGTCGCGTGCCCGAACACCTCCGGAACGCCGTCGAGGGCCACCTCTCTAATTTCAACATCTCGGTCGGCGTCACGGACGGCTTCATGGAGGCGCTGGAAGCGGGCGAGGAGTACACGTTCACGAACCCGCGCACCGAGGAACCGCACATCGCCACCGAGGAGACGAAAGAGATGTACTCGCGGTACGGCCTCGGCCACCACGTCACGCCCGGCGAGGAACTGTCGATTCCCGCCGAGGCGCTCTGGGAGCGCGTCGTCGAGGGCGCCCACGAGAACGGCGAACCCGGCGTCATCTACCTCGAACGCGTCAACAAGCAACACTCCTTCGACGTCGAGGAGAACCCGGACCACCGCATCCTCGCGACGAACCCCTGTGGCGAACAGCCCTTAGAGGAGTACGAGGCCTGCAACCTCGGGCACATCAACCTCTCGACGCTCGCCGCCGACGACGCGCCGGACTGGCGCGTCTGGAGCGAGGAACACGAGTTCGACACGCTCGAGGAGGGCGTCAGTCGGTTCCTCGACGAGGCGCTCGCCACCGAGGAGTTCGACCACCGCATCGAGGCGGGAACGCGCTTCCTCGAGAACGTCGTCACGATGTCGGACTTCCCGGTCGAGAAGATCGAGGAGAAGGTCGCCGAGATGCGGAAAATCGGCCTCGGCGTCATGGGCCTCGCGCAACTCTACATCCAACTCGGCGTGAAGTACGGCGACGACGTGGCGAACGAAATCGCGCGCCAGGTGATGCGCACCATCAACCACGGGTCGAAGGCTGCGAGCCACGAACTCGCCTTGGAGCGCGGGAGCTTCGACGAGTGGGACAACTCCAAGTACGCGAACCCGACCGACTACGCCGACTGGTTCGAGCACCACACCGGCGAGGACGCCGACGACTGGGCGGACGGCTACCCGATTCGGAACCACAACACGACGACCATCGCGCCGACCGGCACCACGTCGATGGTCGGGAACACCACGGGCGGCTGTGAACCCATCTACAACGTCGCCTACTACAAGAACGTCTCCGACGACGTGCAGGGCGACGAGATGCTCGTGGAGTTCGACGACTACTTCCTCCGCACCCTGGAGGACAACGACATCGACGTCGACGCGGTCAAGCAGGAAGCCCAGGAGCAGATGTCGAACAACGAGTTCGACGGCGTCGAAGGCCTCGAAACGGTCCCGGACGCCATCGGCGAACTGTTCGTCGTGACCGCCGACCTCTCCGGCAAGGAACACGCCGCCGTGCAGTGCGCGTGCCAGGAGGGCGTCGACTCCGCCATCTCGAAGACGTGTAACTTCCCGAACGACGCCTCGGTCGAGGACATGGACGAGGTGTACCGCTACATCTACGAGAACGGCGGGAAAGGGGTCACCGTCTACCGCGACGGCACCCGCAGCAAGCAGGTGCTCACGACGCGCGCCGACAACACCGACTTCTCTGAGATGGACGAGGACGAGGCCGCCGAGGCGATGGTCGACACCATCGAGGAGACGTTCGGCGGCATCGAGGGCTTCCTCGACAACGACGAGGTCCGCGCCGCGTTCGGCGACGACCTCCGCGAACTGCTCGCCGGCGACGAGGACGCCTTCGACGAGGACGACTTCGCGGAGAAGCAGTCCCGTCCCGACCTCCTGCACGGCGTCACTCAGCGCATCGACACCGGCTACGGGAAACTCTACGTCACCATCAACGAGGACCCCGAGCGCGAGCGCCCCTTCGAGCTGTTCGCGAACACCGGGAACTCCGGTGGCTTCACGGGTTCGTTCACCGAGGCGCTCGCGAAGACCATCTCGGTCGCGCTGCGCTCCGGCGTCGACCCGGACGAAATCGCGGACAAACTCCAGGGCATCCGCAGCCCGAAGGTCGCGTGGGACAAGGGCGAGCAGGTGAACTCCATCCCGGACGCCTTCGGCACCGCGCTCCGTCGCTACCTCGACGGCGACGTCGACCGCGCGGCGTACCCCCAGCAACAACACCTCACCGAAATCGGCGACGAGGAGGAGGCGAGCGCCCACGAGACCGACGGCGGCGCCTCGACCGGCGAGTCGGCGAGCCTCGGCGGCCCGCAGGGCCCGTCCGGCTCCGGCGACGACGCGACGAAGGACGCCACGCAGTCGCTCATCGAGGCCGGCGAGAGTCCGGAGTGTCCCGACTGCGGTTCGATGACGCTGTACTTCAGCGAAGGCTGCAAGACCTGCGAGTCCTGTGGCTGGAGCGAGTGCTGA
- a CDS encoding DsbA family protein: protein MTDDTTRRRLLGLSAALASSLAGCSGVLDDQTADESGNATRTTPANESVTPTTATDSTAQSTTDTTAQSTTNDGNASGDGEEETGYQIRAASELDAPPASFADLPIPNDPEAYQYATMGTGEASATATVYGNWKCPYTQAFVLTDFQAVVAQYVVPGDLDVEFRAVAHQNGDPFLGPDAPRAARAGLAVWERDPESYWEYFATAFENQPQERYEWATTPQLVEFGKVAGVDGLDDVALAVSGGEYAERVTATAEAAVDAGVTTVPRVVVDGEVTAPTVDFTATLESLDDATA, encoded by the coding sequence GTGACAGACGACACGACGCGCCGACGACTGCTCGGCCTCTCCGCCGCGCTCGCGAGTTCCCTTGCCGGCTGTAGCGGCGTTTTGGACGACCAGACAGCGGACGAGAGCGGGAACGCGACGCGAACGACGCCGGCGAACGAGTCGGTGACACCGACCACCGCGACCGATTCGACCGCGCAGTCCACGACTGACACGACGGCCCAGTCCACGACGAACGACGGGAACGCGTCGGGGGACGGCGAGGAGGAGACGGGCTACCAGATTCGCGCGGCGAGTGAGCTCGATGCGCCGCCGGCGTCGTTCGCCGACCTGCCGATTCCGAACGACCCGGAAGCGTACCAGTACGCGACGATGGGGACCGGGGAGGCGTCGGCGACGGCGACCGTCTACGGGAACTGGAAGTGCCCGTACACGCAGGCGTTCGTCCTCACCGACTTCCAGGCCGTCGTCGCGCAGTACGTCGTTCCCGGCGACCTCGACGTGGAGTTCCGGGCGGTCGCCCACCAGAACGGCGACCCGTTCCTCGGTCCGGACGCGCCGCGGGCCGCGCGCGCCGGCCTCGCGGTCTGGGAGCGCGACCCCGAATCGTACTGGGAGTACTTCGCCACCGCGTTCGAGAACCAACCCCAGGAGCGCTACGAGTGGGCGACGACGCCCCAACTCGTGGAGTTCGGGAAGGTGGCCGGCGTCGACGGCCTCGACGACGTGGCGCTCGCGGTGAGCGGCGGCGAGTACGCCGAGCGGGTGACGGCGACCGCCGAGGCGGCGGTCGACGCGGGCGTGACGACGGTTCCGCGGGTCGTCGTGGACGGCGAGGTGACGGCGCCGACCGTCGACTTCACGGCGACACTCGAGTCGCTCGACGACGCCACCGCGTAG
- a CDS encoding HVO_2523 family zinc finger protein, which translates to MGADRTAPSCPMCDEPLFKRHCKYVCPTHGVVVDCSDPFTF; encoded by the coding sequence GTGGGAGCAGACCGCACCGCGCCGTCGTGCCCGATGTGCGACGAGCCGCTGTTCAAGCGCCACTGCAAGTACGTCTGCCCGACGCACGGCGTCGTCGTCGACTGCTCGGACCCGTTCACGTTCTGA
- a CDS encoding TVP38/TMEM64 family protein, translating into MKRYAAGVAVAALVLAAVVVRPSRALGVLRAAVASPWFPVFLVGIYAVRPFLGWPISVVSALVGFKYGLLVGVPIALVGAVATSVPPFVAGRRAPDDGRFFGRLSDGSRRFFGATGGLRGVVAARLAPTPPEAVSAAAGSGGVSGRQFAAGTLVGELPWVVAAVALGSGLEDFRLRAAHVDPAFVAGGVLAAALLLGPVAYRRLRA; encoded by the coding sequence ATGAAGCGATACGCGGCCGGCGTCGCCGTCGCGGCGCTCGTCCTCGCCGCCGTCGTCGTCCGGCCGAGTCGCGCGCTCGGCGTCCTGCGCGCGGCGGTCGCCAGCCCGTGGTTCCCCGTCTTCCTCGTCGGCATCTACGCGGTGCGGCCGTTCCTCGGGTGGCCAATCAGCGTCGTGTCCGCGCTCGTCGGCTTCAAGTACGGCCTGCTAGTGGGCGTGCCGATAGCACTCGTCGGCGCCGTCGCGACGAGCGTCCCGCCGTTCGTCGCGGGACGGCGCGCGCCCGACGACGGACGGTTCTTCGGTCGGCTGTCGGACGGGAGTCGGCGGTTCTTCGGCGCGACCGGCGGTCTCCGCGGTGTCGTCGCGGCGCGCCTCGCGCCGACGCCGCCAGAGGCGGTCTCCGCCGCGGCTGGCTCGGGCGGCGTCTCCGGGCGGCAGTTCGCGGCGGGCACGCTCGTCGGCGAACTCCCGTGGGTGGTCGCCGCGGTCGCGCTCGGGAGCGGGCTGGAGGACTTCCGGCTGCGCGCGGCGCACGTCGACCCGGCGTTCGTCGCGGGCGGCGTGCTCGCCGCCGCGCTGTTGCTCGGGCCGGTCGCCTACCGCCGGCTGCGCGCGTAG